The Aptenodytes patagonicus chromosome 18, bAptPat1.pri.cur, whole genome shotgun sequence genome includes the window TCCATCCTCTTAACTCAGATTCCCTGTGTTTCATATACTCTTAATCATCTTATCTGTGGAGTTCTTGCCTTGTGGACTACAAGTCTAAATGCTGATGTCACACCATgcctttttattaatattttattgttcCGGACAGATCATTAAGACTGAAGCCAGACTGGTGGACACTGAGATGCCATCCTCCTCAGGAGGACTTTATTGCGTTTTcgtcccctccctctgccccactgTACACAAGGATGAGTGTTTGAATAGCAATATACCCACTGCGTTTCTTGGGAGAGTTGCAGCACATATCCCTGTCCCGAGTCTGACATTTACCTGACATTAATGCAACAGATTTGGCGCTtggcagggaaggggggaaaatcgttaatgtaagtttttttttttaatgacagaacaCTACAAGTGATGTTTACCCAAATTTTTCCTATGATTCCACCTGCTGCCCTTCGTTTCTGTGTTTTCAGCAATTTCTTAATGTTGTTGAGCCCAAATGAATTGCTTGGGTTCAAAATGTTGCAGACAGCACCCGCTAATGTAGTGGCACAGGAGCCTGTTTGCGGATCTCCCTTGGTAGCGAAAAAGGACTGGAGAAGGTCTGAAGAAGGACGCTGCTGTCGCGCACTCATGGTATCTAACACTAATTGGGCTGACGTTTGGGGTGGAGGGTTGCAGAGCAGGTCTGGGAGCAGTAGGTGCTGGTGCTGAGCAAGGCATCGCTCCCTGAAAGACAGgagggtggcagcaggaggagatgcagcttAGGATGAGTTCAGAGATACCGCTGTGCCTCCAGCAGTTGTTTTCATCTGAGTTTGCACATCGCAGATGGGCGAGAACTGCTGTTTCTCTAGTTGAATTTCCGGACTTTTTTGTTCTGTGAGCGGAGACGGGACCTGGCTTCTGCGCTCCCTTAGAGACCTGTGCTTTGAGGGGCCGTGGTGCCTCCCTTTCCGTGCCAGTGCTAACTCCCCATGAAGAGCTCAAATGCCAGTACTTTGGGGTTAAAACCGTCACTACCTTCATGCCGGTGTGGTTCCATCCAGCATCAAACAAGGATCTGTGAAGACCGCAGACGCTTCTCTCGGGTGCATCTCCCGAGGAGGGTGCCACAAAACGCTGACAGCAGGACTCCTGGGCTTCCTTTCCAAGGTCCTGTGACCTTCCCAACTAATGCAACATGACTGGGAACTAACTGTGACTTGTGACAATAGTGAAAGAACAAGGTTTAGGGCTATTAACAGTGCAATTTAACTCCTCTTAACAGTTCCAAAcatgagaaaaaagcattttccatGTCCTGTTCCCCTGTAACTCTTGTGACCCCTCTTGTGTATCTTAAACACTAATTGCCTTCAATTGTATTTTATGCTGTTCTCTTTGGAACTGTTTGTTTTGTATATGATTTCTAGTAGTTCACTCGTGTGTGTTCACGCCACTTCTCGCCCTCACAAACAGCCATGACTTAACACATGACAAatgttcaaaagaaaatacacactTCTGCCACAGGCTGCCTTTAAAAatgtaagggggaaaaaaaaaacccaacccttggACTGTCTCTTTCCTGGAGGTACTGTTTTTACTTCGATAACATATTGTGCCACTATATTATACGTTTGTATCTCGTTATTACACACTTTTGTAGACTTGTCTTTTTTACAGTGTGTAAATAGCTCTGTCCTTCATCTCTGTGATACTTAAGGGGGTTGTTTCCCCTTTAATTTGGTCCAGTACAGATTGTTTCTGTACACGACTTTcaattcttcctcctctctttctctatttttcatttttttgatttattttttattccagtcTCTCTTGCgtagtatatttaaaaataaatcaatgttgAGGAAAACCCGTGTTTGTCTGTTAGCAGGGCTTTTCAAACCCAGTTACCTCCCCTTAGACTCTGCGTCCGAAAAGGGGGGTTCCCTGTTTGGGTGGTTCACCAGGGCTCTTCGGCACAGCGGGCTGgtcagagccaggcagcagcacctTCCCACGTCCTTCTGATTTGGCTCCGAAAagtcaggagaggaaaaagatgcACAGAATAAGGACTGTGTCATCACCTCTTTTGAAGAAGAGATTTTGCTGTTGTCTTCAATGAGATTTAAATCAGAGATTTGACTTAAAATTTTTCAATTGTTTGTATGTTGTAATTCAGCTGctgttcctttttcctcctcctctgctatGAAATGACCCGTGAGTTTCTCTCCTCAGATGGTTCTGGCTGCTCCCTCCCTCATTTCTGGTTGTCCatccttattttctgttttctgttttcagactACCTTCAGCCTTTCCAGCAAATCTTGAGGGAGGGACGTATCCAGGTACTAGGCAGCCTTTAAAGTGAGATACTGCCTTGATTAATGAAGCTGCTAAAGACTGAAAAAGGATGAGAAGGAAACAAGGGCAGATGAGAGTGAGTGGTGTGCCCAAGGTCCCGCAGTTGCTCAGTGGTGGTTTAGGGTTATAACCCAGCTCGCCCAATTTCCAATCCCCTCGACAAGTCCCTGGTGAAATCTGTCGGTCCTGGCGCAGGGAACCACTCGCTCGTGGGCCATGGGAGCGAGGCTCATCAGAAACCTTGTCTTGCTGTGACAGCGATTGCATTGGGCCGCTTCTAAATGAGCCTGAAGAAgatggagaggggcaggaggatgCTGTTGGCAAGTATAAATGCAATTAATAGCCTGCGCTTGGCAAAGCTCAGGCTACTTTTCAGCAAAGTGGTGGTACGCGGTGAACGTACAGCAGAGCTACAAGGGGTTCCTGGTTGTTTTGTGACGATGACCCTGGCAATGACACAGGATCGATGTCCAGGCTGCTCTTTGTACACATCTCTAGCATAAAGACTTGAATACGGTGAATAGTTACGGGCTGAGGGAAGATGGAGAAGCTTAACCTGCCCCTAAATCCAATCACTCCTGGGGATCTCCATCTCTGCTTGCTTAGGGACCAGTCCATGGTGGTGTGGGAAGGCAGAGGCCGGTTGACCTGGCTGGGGAAAGCCCCGGGACCTGCAGCGTTGGGAGTGAAAGAGAGGGGATTAAAGGCTAAATTTAGCTGAGTACAGTAGGAGTTGATTTAACAGATCGATGCATTTAACAGTTTGATTGCTCCAATTTTCAAGGCTATTGAGCTTGAAAGTGAGAGTGCTCTGGGGGAAAAATAgctgtgtttgtgtttttgttttggttttcgtGTCTTTGAAATTACAATGTTCACtcttttaagttttcctttaatGTCACCCTGCCTTTTGTTGAGAAGTTGCTTGTCACAAGATGTAAAACGTGGTCAGTGTTTTACACTCActccttttctcaaaaaaaacccccaaaaactaAAGATAGGCTGGTGTGGCAGCCTGTCTTGTAGAGATGCTGCTGGACCAGCGGCACTCTCAGGTGGGCAGGAGCGCTGCCTGCCCCCGGGGATGATCAGGGGCCAACCGACAGCCTCTTCCTTGTTGGACGTTAATCCTTTCACGattgaaaagagaggaaaatatacTTAAGCACTGTGTCACCTCTGAAGAGAGGGTTCTTGGCGTCACGCGTGCGTCTAAAAGCGGGCTGGCAGCAGAGCGGGATGGGCTCCTGGTGCGAGGTTGAGCCCCGGCCTGGGCGGGTTGCTGGGAACGATGCTCCTGGATCAACCTGCTTCTCCGGTCAGTCCTCATGCCGTGGCAGTGCCGTTGGTGCCCCTAAAGCTGTGGGTTAGGGACAGCCCTGCAAGTCATTTGACTGTTTAGGCTAGGCTCAAAACTGTCCTCCCTGGGAGTGGAGTGCTGCTCGGTGGTTTTTCAGTGGTAGATCCAGCTCAGCAGAAAGTTTACCTGCAAACCAGGCTACGCTGAACTGTTTTCCCAGCAATTGCCCCCCTGTTGAAGGTTATGTGTTTGTCCTAACATCCAGTCTGCTGATATAGGTCCTACCTGTGCTCCCGAAGCCGCGGTGCTGAATGACCCAGTTATGATGCATTAGCCCCTTCACGAGTCCCCTGGACGCGATTAAATCGGGCTCTTTCTCTCCAGAGGATTCACTTGGGTTTCTGAGATTTGCTGCTCCCGATGTGTGTgtttgcagtgctgcaggtgTGCTCGGGACGGAGGAAAGATGAGGAGCAGCCTACGGGAATGGAGCAGATGAGCAGAGATGGGGCCGGGGCAAGGACAAGGGTTGTACCCTGGTCAGGGAAGGATAACGGGACGTTTTATAGAGGGTCCCAGCAGTGGTGATGTTGGCAGCAAGTGTCTGCATCGGTCCTTGCTGGCTGGGTCCACTGGCCATGTGTAGAAGAACCCAATGCCTATTTCATGCCGTCCCCGCAGGCAGCGGTGCCGGTGCTCCAGGCAAGTTGGCCTGCCCTGTCTACACTCCGCTCTGCCCCTGCATGGCCGTGCTGCAATGAATCCGGCTTCTTGCAGCTCGGTGTGCGGGTGGGTTCTGAGCTCTCTGGCTCTCAAAGGTGTTGGGGGGTCTGGGTGTCCCCCTGGGAGCTGCCCCACAAAGGGACCCGGGAGGGGAGGAATTGGGAGGGGGTGTAGGTTCCcatgggagctgggctggaggcacCACGTCCAGCATGCAGGGATGGACTTTCCAGCCTCCTGGGGGTTGCTCCTGGTGTgttcccccctccttcctcccagacAACACCCCAGACCCCAGGCAGTTATTTTCCATTCACttttacctcctcctcctcccccccagcctcAATCACCAAGGAGCAATAACGAAGAGCCTGGAGCGCTGCCTTTTCCCAAGCGCAGCAGCCATCCTAATGCATGCcaaggggtgctgcaggggtgccGCGGCCCCTCGCCTGTCCCACATCGCAGCCTGCTGGGAGCCCCTTTCCTCCCTGCGGGCGAGGAGGGTGATGGCATCGCCCCCACGGCACGGAGTTGCCCATCAAGGGAGCCCCCGGGGCACACGGGCTGAGCCCAGCTCTGTCCCACCCGCCAGGTAAGCGCTGTGGGAAGCGCTggcttttacttttaaataagttATTCAGAGGGTTATTGCACTTCAATCAAAGCCTCGTTATACATGGGGTTTTATCGTGCTGCTCTgaccctcctcctctcctggaCCTGAGAGCAGGAGCCCAGGcatccccccccggccccactcaGCAGGTTTCCTTACCCTTCCCGCAGCAGACTGTGCCACTTTTCCCTTCAGCGATCCATCACGGCAAAGCCAGGGATTTACAGGCCCCCACTAACTCAGCGTTGCTCCAaaactctttccccttcctccttcccacccctcctccccactccagCGCAGGGTAAAATTGATCAGTGCGTATTTATTGATGGTTTGAACACtcaaaagaaagggggggggggaaagacgtTGCCATGGAAACATCAATAAAGCTCCCGTCTCCGCTGCGTGATGCGAGCGTTGTGCCTGTGTCCCCCGAACCGGCGGCCTTTGGTGGGGTGGGAGACGAGAGGCATCGGaggtgggtttgggggtgcccacGGTGGGGGGGCTGCGTGGGCTCAGCCACCCCGAGTGCCACTGGGTTTGTTGGTCGCTGCTGTGGTCCCCGCGGTGCGAGATGGTTACCGCAGCAGaggtgcaggggaaggaaaatgcccttccctctccttcaccCTCGTAGCCGGCGCCGTCCTCGTGCGAGGGCCAAATCCTGGCATCATCTGTATCCCTGCAAATCTGGAGTCCCTCCCGTTCTGCACCCGTGGGGCTGTGACCCACGCGTAGCTCCCTGGAGGAGCCTGCTCTTGCGCCTCCATCGCTCCTCCCTAGACCTGGCTGCCCCACGGCTGGTGTTTGCCTGCCGGTCCCAGCTCGCCTCCATTCAACCTTCGCTTACACGCCGCTCCTGCTGCGAAAACAGCTCGCGCCGGTCCCGGCAGCACTGTATTAAGTGGTCTGTCTGCTTGATGGATATTACAATGCACCTCTTGGAGCCTGATTTCTCACCCTCCCCCCGGCCCCAACCAAGTCCTGCCATGGTCTTTGATTTTGAGGGTGCAATTTAGCACTTGCAAATAATTGCCCTGCTTCATTTTTGTGCCTGCAATGAAATACTAGCAGTCGTTAGGTGTCTAACTTGCCGTTAGTGCCTGCAAGTCAGGTAGTTAGACCTCTGATTACTAATATCTCTGCCTGCAGTGGCAGGCGCAAAAGGAAGTGTCGTCGTTGGCATTGGCAGAGCTAAATCTGCCCAAAGGAGAGTGGGGCTTGTCCTTCGCAGCCGTGGCTGTGCTGCCTTTTGGGGCTAGCGATACCCCAAGCTGCGCCGTTGACAGCAGAGGGGACTGGAGAGCAGGAGGACACCGAGCAGCCATTGGTGGCCCCGGGTAGGTGCGGGGGTCCTTGTTTCAGCCCCTCTGCACCCAAGTTTCTGCAGCGGCTACAGCTGGGAATAGGTGGTGATGAGGCCAGGAGGAGGTTAGGAAGGGCCAGGCTTTCAGGCAAGTGCTGGGGTGATGTGACAAGGACGCTGAAGGTCAGCCATCACCATCTCACCCTCGCAAGGACTCTGGTGGCACCTGAGGATGGGTCTCGGGGTTGGGGCATGAGCAGGGTGGTGGGACTGCAGCAGGACTGGTGATGCCAGGGCAGGTTTCCGTGCTCATGCCAGGGATTTCTAAGGACAAGATTTTCTCGAACACTGCTGCTCTGTCCTGGTTTGCACGCAGGAGACAGCTCTTGTAAGTGGCATCTTGACGCTAAGCAGAATTTGCTGCCGGAGGGACTTTTCCTTAATAGGCAGGAGAGCAGTAACTCTGTGACTCTGCAGAGAGCTCTGAGTGACCTGCTCCTCCCTGACAGCCCTGCCCTGGACGGCAGCTACAGGCAGTCCCCAGGGGACTGTCACCACCAGGACTATACCACTGTAACCCTTCCGCCCACCCACCTCCAGCCTCAATGCCtggccctgccagctctgcctgtcccGGGGTGGCATCCCCGCTCTCTGCCTGCACCGCAATGCTGGAGACGGCGCAGGGCACTTGCACCGTGCCCCAGCAAAGGCCGCGTGTGACTGGGGAAGAGACgcagtggtttgtttttaagcCACCCTCCTCTTTTTCCATTGCACTGGCTGGGAACAGGGATGCAAGATCTGTGGCAGGGCTGCAAGTGGAGCAAATGCAatgtcccccctccccaaggCAATTAGAGCAGCAAAACCCCCCAATACCCTTTTGTCCGAGCAAACCTAGGTGAGATGGAAGGGAAGCACGGGACAGGGCGACCTGCAGGAGGTGAGGGGTCGAGTCCAAGCCCTTATCTCCCGAAGCGGAAGGTGAAGcccccttttttcctgttgtagcTGTTGAGCTCCTCGGCCAGGTTCCCCAGCGTGCCGCTGCGCTTCTCCCCTCCCACCGGCAGCAGCTTGGAgcccccctgcctgcccagccgctgcccgctgccctccTTGCCGtagccctgcagctcctgggcgATGCCCAGCAGCGTACTCAGCTCCTCGCTGCGTCTCTGCTTCGGTCCTGCTCTCCAGCAGGCACCCGCGTCCTCAGCCACCGCTTGCCAGCTGGGCTTGAGTAGGGTCCCTTCCCCGGGGTCTCCCGGCTCCTGCTGCTCACTGGGAGGGAAGCAGGCCCCCAGgctcaggaggaagaggcaggacagCGAGTAGGGTGCTCTCATctgggggaagcagaggaagggaaagacacGTCGATAAACCCCAGAGCATCCTCGGGCAGTGgctgaagcagcagcaaggacatGTGGCTGCAGAAGAGCTGCCCTCGGCTGGCACGCgttccccatccctgctgcagcaccCACAAACCAGCCCTGCCACCCCTACAGCCTGCGAGAAaccccctccagcacccaccaCTCCTCCTGCAGCCTCCACCCCAGCACCCGGCTGCAGCGGGGGTGCTAGGGGGGGTCTGAGC containing:
- the QRFP gene encoding orexigenic neuropeptide QRFP, which encodes MRAPYSLSCLFLLSLGACFPPSEQQEPGDPGEGTLLKPSWQAVAEDAGACWRAGPKQRRSEELSTLLGIAQELQGYGKEGSGQRLGRQGGSKLLPVGGEKRSGTLGNLAEELNSYNRKKGGFTFRFGR